In Streptomyces sp. NBC_00341, the DNA window CCAGGTGCGTGGGGGCGGGAAGGAACTGGACGACGAGGCCGGAGACCAGGGCGCCGGTCGCCGTGCCGATGCCCGGGGCGACCGCGTTGGTGATCGTGCCGCGCTCCCGGTTGATGTCCATCATTCCCGCACCGATCGCGCCGAGCGCCGCGCCGGTCGACAGACCCTGGACGATCCGGGCGACCATCAGCGCGGGCACGCCGTCGGCGGTCGCGAACACGATCATCGAGGCGGCCTGCGCCGCCAGCGCGGCCAGCAGGACCGGCCGCCTGCCGACGTGGTCGGAGAGCTTGCCCATGGTGAGCAGCCCGAGCAGCACCGCCACCGCGTAGACGCCGAAGACCACGGTGGTGGTGATCGGGTCGAAGCCCCATTCCGCCTGGTAGACGGCATAGAGCGGGGTGGGCGCGCTGGAGGCCGCCAGGAACGAGATGGTGATCGAGGCGAGTGCGTACAGCGCCACGTTCGGCGGCAGCCGTCGGGCCCGCGCGGGTATGGCAGTGGATAGGGGAGCGGATCCGGTCCCGGATCCGGGACCGGTGGGCGCCGCGTCCGAGGTGCGGGCCGGGTTGGACGTCCGGGCGACCGAGGGATTCGTCATGACCATTCCCGTCCAGGATGTGAGTAGACCTGTCTGTCTAATCTCTGGAAGTAGATTAGACAGACAGGTCTACTCAGGTCAAACGGGAGAAGTGCCGAACGGGAGAAGCGAGGGTCACGGACCTGGCGTCGCCCGGTGGCTCAGTAAGGCCGGCCCCGGGTGGAACGAGAGGCCCCGGTCGTCAGGACGGCTCGGCGGGGCAGCTGGTGTCCCGTGCCGGGACCGCCAGGTCGGTGAGGTAGCTGTCCACGGCGTTCTCCATGCACGGGCCGCTGGTGACGCTGCCGTGCCCCCGGTCCTCGTAGGTGAGGAGTACGCCGCTGCGGCCGAGCTGCCGGGCCACCGACACGGCCCACGGGTAGCCGGTGGCGGGGTCGTGCAGGGCGTTGGACAGCAGGACCGGCGGGGCGCCGGGCGCGTCCAGGCGGTGCTGCGGGTTGGCGGTCGGCGCGCCCAGACAGGCCGCCGCCATGTGGATCGACAGCAGGTAGGGCAGGTCGGGCGCGGTCACGTTCATTGCGGCGACGAGCGAGGCGTACTCCCGGTAGTCGCGCACCGGCAGCTGCCAGTCCGAGCAGAAGACCGGGGTGGCCGGCGGCAGCGGCGCTGTCCCGGTGGGTGATGCCGGCAGCGGCTTGCTCGCCTCCATCCCCGCGATCACCGTGGCCAGTCCCGCGTAGTCGGCCTCGTAGAACCTCCGGAACGCGTACTTGTTGACCAGGTCCGAAGCCGACAGTGACCTCCCCGGACTGTCCGGGTCCGCCAGCTCGCCGCGTGCGGCGCGGGCCAGCAGGCCCTGCCAGACGGCGCGGACGTCGCGGCCGTGCAGCGCGCAGTCCGCCGCACCGGCGCACCACTTCACGAACTCCTGGAACGAGTCCTGCGCCGCGGCCGCCTCCGAGCGCAGGAACTCACGGGTGGCCGCGACGCTGTGGTCCATCACGCTCTCCAGCACCATCGCGCGCACGCGCCGCGGGTAGGTCTCGGCGTACTGGGCGCCGAGCAGCGTGCCGTACGAGCTCCCGTAGAAGGTCAGTTTCCGCTCGCCGAGGGCGGCCCGCAGCGCGTCCAGGTCACGGACCGTCTGCCCGGTGTCGAGGTGCTCGAACACCGGGCCGGTACGGGCCCGGCAGTCGGCGCGGAGCCGCCTGTTGTACGCCAGGGTGGCGTCGAAGTCGGCCTGGCTCCTCAGCTCCGGTGACGGCCGTTCGGCGAGCAGGTCACCGGAGCAGGTCACCGGGTTGCTGCCGCCCACGCCGCGCGGGTCGAAGCTGACGATGTCGAACCTGCGGCGGACCTCGGGGCTGAACCGGTTGATCCCGCTCACCACCCTCTCCACACCCGAGTCGCCCGGCCCGCCGGGGCCGAACACCATCGAGCCGACGCGTGCCCCGGGTTCGGTGGCCTTGCGGCGGGCCACGGCCAGGTCGAGTCTCGGCCCGTCGGGGCGGTCCCAGTCGACCGGCACCGAAAGCGTGGCGCACTCGGCTCCCGGTTTCGCCGGGGCGGCACACGGTGCCCACCGCAGGGCCGCCGTCGCGGGCGGCGACGCGTGGACCGCGGGAGCGGCGGCGAGGCCGGCGACGGCGGTCGTGGCAGCGGCCACGGCCGTGGCCGTGCCCCGTGCGGCGACGAGCCGCAGCGCAGATCTGTCCCTGAACGGCATGGATCCTCCTTGCGAGGAGAGCGGTTGTGTCAGGCGTGCGGACCCGGCCGGGGCACCCGCCGTCACGTTAGGTGCGCCGTCGCCCGTGTGGTGCCCGCATCAGGGGCTTCTCCGGGTCGGGTCAGGGACCGCTCGGGGACCGTTCAGGGGGATCGGGGGCGATCGGGGCGCGGGGGCCCAGATAAGGAGGGGTCCGTGCCGTACCCGTAAGCTGCTCACGCCCCGCGGGGGAAGTCCGGTCGAATTCCGGCGCTGACCCGCAACGGTAGGCGGAGCCGTCCTGATGGCTCCGCGAGCCCGATTACCCGCGGCGGTGAAAGCTCCTGTCAATTCGCCGTGGACTGCGAGAGGTGCTGCACAGGGCGCCTCGCGTCCGGGCCGCTCCTTCGATCGTGCAGACGCACGGCCTGAGGTGAAAGCGATCCGAACGTGGTCACTCCCCTCGAACGCATACCAGCCCCGCCCTCGCGCGCGGCGCGCGCCGGTGGCGGGCCCGCCCCTCCCCGGCGCGTTCCCCTGCCCCTGCTGGTGATCACGCTGTGTGCCCTGCTGCCGCTCTCCCTGGTCTGCGGCGCCGGAATCGGTGCCTCCGGGATTTCCTGGGGAGAGGTGTCGCGCTACCTGTGGGCCGGCCTGACGGGACAGCGGATCGCTCCCGGCGAAGTTGCCGGGTACACCATCGTGTGGGAGCTGCGCTTTCCACGAGCCTTGCTGGCCGCGGTCGTCGGAGCCGGACTGTCCGCGATCGGCGTCGCGGTGCAGGCCATGGTCCGCAACGCCCTCGCCGACCCGTTCGTCCTCGGCATCTCCTCCGGCGCGGCCGTCGGTGCCAACGCCGTGCTCATCTTCGGGGTCTTCGGCGCATTCGGCGTCTGGGCGCTGTCCACGGCAGCCTTCCTCGCCGCACTCCTCGCGATGATGCTCGTGTACGCGGTCGCCCGCACCGCGCGCGGACTGACCCCGCTGCGCCTGGTCCTGACGGGCACGGCGATGTACTACGGCTTCTCGGCCATCACGACGTTCATGGTGTTCGCCGCGGAGCGGGGCGAGGCCGCCCGCTCCGCGATGATGTGGATGCTGGGCAGCCTCGGGGGCGCCACCTGGTCCTCCGTACCGATCGCCGCGGGCGCCACGATCGGCGGCCTCGCCCACCTCTGGTGGTCGGCGCGCCGGCTCAATGCCCTGGCGATGGGTGACGAGACCGCCGCCGCGCTGGGAGTGGACGCCGGGAGACTGCGCAAGGAGCTGTTCCTGGTCTCCGCCGCGGTCACCGGGGCACTGGTGGCGGTGAGCGGCGCGATCGGCTTCGTCGGGCTCATGGTCCCGCACGCCGCGCGCATGCTGGTCGGCGCGGATCACCGCCGTCTGCTGGCCGTCGCACCGCTCGCGGGCGCCGTCCTGCTGATCTGGGTGGACATCCTCTCGCGGGTGCTGCTCGCCCCGGCCGAACTGCCGCTCGGCGTACTGACCGCGATGATCGGCGTACCGTGCTTCATCCTGCTCATGCGCCGCCGCTCCTACACCTTCGGGGGCGCGTGATGCGGATCGATATCGACGCGCTGACGGTCGAGATCGCCGGCGCGCGGCTGGTGGAGGAGATCACGCTGCGGGCGGGCGCGGGTCAGCTCGTCGGCCTGGTGGGGCCCAACGGCAGCGGGAAGTCAACGCTGTTGCGCTGTGTCTACCGGGCCCTGAGCCCCTCCGCCGGCACCGTCCGGATCGGTGGCGAGGACCTGCACGCCCTGAGCCCGCGGGAGAGCGCCCGCCGACTGGCCGCGCTTCCCCAGGAGTCGAGTCACGAGTTCGACTTCACCGTCGCCGAGATCGTGGCGATGGGAAGGATGCCGCACCAGGGACCGACGGCCCGTGCGTCCGAGGAGGACCGGCGCACGTGTGAGGCGGCGCTGGCGGAGGTCGGGGCCGGCCACCTGGCCGACCGGGGCTTCCTGACCCTGTCCGGAGGCGAGAAGCAGCGGGTCCTGATCGCCCGCGCCATGGCGCAGCAGCCACGGGCACTGGTGCTCGACGAACCCACCAACCACCTGGACATCGCCCAGCAGCTGGAGGTGCTGGCCCTGGTACGGGCCAGCGGACTGACCGTGCTCACGGCGTTGCACGACCTCAATCTCGCCGCGCTCCACTGCGACGTCCTCCATGTCATCGACCGGGGCCGGATCGTCGCGTCGGGCGCCCCGCACGACGTACTCACCCCTGAGCTGCTGGCCGAGGTCTTCGGCGTCCGGGCGCATCGAGTACCGCACCCGGAGACCGGCGCCGTACAGCTGATCTTCGACCGCCTCCTCCCCGTCGACCCTTCCTAAGGAAGCACTGCCACCATGCCCAGCCCGATACGTCCCTCCGCACTCGGCCTCGCCCTCGCCGCTGTCATGGCCCTCAGCGGCTGCGGCGCCGAGATCACCCCGCAGGACGGGAACGACAACAGGAGCGCACCCGCGGCCGGAGGCCACTACCCGGTGACCGTCGAGAACTGCGGTGAGAAGAAGACCTACGACAAGGCGCCGCAGCGCGTGGTCACCAACGACGTCGGTATCACCGAGATCATGTTCGCCCTGGAACTCGAAGACCATATGGCGGGCTATGTGATGCCCGACGACAAGGGCGATCTGACATCCGTCCCCTGGAAGGGCGGCTACCGGAAGACCGCCTGGCTGTCCAAGGAGACGATCAACAAGGAACTCGTCCTCGACGCACGCGCCGACCTGGTCTTCGCGGGCTGGAACTACGGCTTCAACGAGGGCGACGGATTCACCCCGGCAGCCCTGAAGAAGGTGGGCATCGACTCCTACCTGTTGAGCGAGTCGTGCCGCAACGGGCAGGGGAAGGCGCGAGGAGTGATGCCGCCACTCGACGCGCTCTACACCGATCTCCGGAACCTGGGGAAGATCTTTGACGTCGAGAAGCGTGCCGAATCCCTGATCGCACGGTTCCGGAAGGAAGTGGCCCAGGCACAGGCGACCGCCCTGAAGGGCGCCGACCGGCCGAGGGTGTTCCTCTACGACGACGGCCGGGACAAGCCGCTGACCTCGGGCGCCTACGCCGGACCGCACGACATCATCACCAGGGCCGGCGGCGATCACGTCATGAAGGACCTCAAGGACACCTGGACGACGGTGGGATGGGAGACCGTCGTCGAGCGGGACCCCGAGGTGATCGTCATCAACAACTACGGGGACACGAGTGCGGAGCAGAAGCGGAAGTTCCTGAAGTCCTATCCGCCGCTGGCCAATGTGTCGGCGATCAAGAACGACCGCATCGTCGTCCTCGACTACGTGGACCTCGTCGAGAGCCCGCGCAATCCCGCAGCCATCGCCTCACTCGCGGCAGATCTGCGGAAGACCCGGAGCTGACCTGCCGCTGACCGGTGGCGGTGGCGGGTGGCTGCGGCTGCTCGCCGGCCCCCGCCACCGGGGGCCGGCGGTGCCCGGGGCGACGAACCCCGCGAACCTCCGATGAGGCGCCATCGGTGTCGGGATTACGTCATGGCGGTCACTCGCCAGCCCCAAAACGCCCACCGAGAGGGCGAATTGGCGACGCTGCTGGTCCAACACCCCTTTGGACCAGGAGCTGTCCTGTGAGACGCACCCGACCCTGGCGGTCCACGGCTGCCGGCCTCGCGACCGTCGCTCTGCTGGCCGCCGCGATACCCGCGGCACACGCCGTGACCGCGCCCGCCCCGCCGACCGGCACGGGCGCCACGGCCGCCCGCACCGCGACCGTCACCCTGATCACCGGTGACGTGGTCGACGCACGCGTGGCCCCCGACGGCCGGATCCTGTCCGCCGCGCCACGCCCCGTGGACAGCGCCGACCACCCCGCCGCCGTCTGGCAGGACGGCACCCGTACCTACGTCTTCCCCCAGGGCGTCGAGAAGCTGGTGGACACCGGGCTCGTCGACGCACAGCTCTTCGACATCGGCGGACTCGTTGCGGACGGCTACGACGACGCGCACTCCGCCACCGTGCCGGTGATCGTCGAGTACGGGGGCGGCCGCGCGCCGCGCACCGCCAGTCCGGGGACGCGGACCACCGCCACGCTCGACTCCATCGGCGGCGCCGGCCTCGCCGTCGCCAAGGACACCGCCGCCGACGCCTGGCAGGACCTGACCCCGGTGAAGGCTTCGGCCCGCTCGTCCGGCGGTGTCGCCAAGATCTGGCTGGACGCCAAGGTCAGGGGCTCCGCCACTGGCGCACCTCCCACCCCGACCGTCCCGCTCACCGGGGCGGGCGCCGCCCACAAGGCGGGGCTCGACGGTTCCGGCGTCAAGGTCGCCGTCCTGGACACCGGAGCGGACGCGGACCACCCGGACCTCGCCGGCCGGATCACGCGGACCAAGGTGTTCGTCAACGGCCAGGACGCCGAGGACCGCACCGGCCACGGCACCCACACCGCGTCCACCATCGCCGGCACCGGCGCCGCGTCCGGCGGCCGGTACGCGGGGATGGCACCGGGGGCCGGACTCCTCGTCGGCAAGGTGCTCGGTGACGACGGCTCCGGCACGCTCAGCGGCATCGTCAGCGGCATGGAGTGGGCCGTGGCCGAAGGCGCGAAGGTCGTCTCCATGTCGCTCGGCGCCGACGGCGCCACCAGCTGCGCGGGGCCGGACGTCGAGGCGGTCCAACGCCTCAGCGACCAGGCCCTGTTCGTCATCGCGGCGGGCAACGCCTCGCTGCGCGGCACCGTCTCCACGCCCGGCTGCGCACCGAGCGCCCTCACCGTCGGCGCCGTCGACCGCCACAACGAGACCGCGCCCTTCTCCAGCCGGGGCCCCTCCGCCGACGGGATCAACGCCAAGCCCGACATCGCCTCCCAGGGCGTCGACGTCGTCGCCGCCCGCGCGGGCGGACGAGGCGCCCAGGCGTACCAGTCGATGTCCGGCACCTCGATGGCCACCCCGCACGTCGCGGGCGGCGCCGCGCTCCTCCTCCAGCAGCACCCCGGCCTCGCGCCGGCCCGGCTCAAGGCGCTGCTCACCTCGTCGGCCGAGGACACCGACGCGCCGGTCCTGGACCAGGGCGCGGGCCCGATGGATGTGGCCCATGCGATATCCCAGCCGGTGACCGGTCAACCCAACGCGTTGATCGGTGACTTCGCGTACCCGCAGGCCGGCCTTGAGCCGGTCGAGAAGGCCATCACGCTGACCAATGCCACGGACAAGGACGTCACCCTGACCCTCGCGGTGCGCGACGTGCGCGGCGACGACGGCTCCCGCGTCCGGGGGTTCGCCGCACCGGCCCGTACCAGGGTCAGGGTGCCCGCGCACGGGACCGCCGACGCGCCGGTCCGTATCGACCCCGCGGTGAAGCTCGACGCCGGTGCCTACGGCACGCTCACCGGACGCCTCGTCGGCACGGGCGCCCATGGCGTGCGCGTCACCGTCCCGTTCGGCGCGCACTTGGAGGTGCCGTCCGCCGACCTGACGGTCAAGGGCCTCGACCGGCACGGCGACCCGGCGGCGTCCCCGTCGGCGTTCCAGCTGTTCGACGACCACCGCGACACCGCGATGCGGTACACCCTCGGCTACCCGGACGCGGGCAGCACCACGATCCGGGTGCCGCTCGGCACGTACGCCCTCAGCGCCCTGATCATGACCCGGGACGAGCCGGGCAACATCGGCAGCGTGGCCTCCGTGTCCCAGCTCTACCGGCCGGAGGTCACCGTCTCCGGCG includes these proteins:
- a CDS encoding alpha/beta hydrolase, with the protein product MPFRDRSALRLVAARGTATAVAAATTAVAGLAAAPAVHASPPATAALRWAPCAAPAKPGAECATLSVPVDWDRPDGPRLDLAVARRKATEPGARVGSMVFGPGGPGDSGVERVVSGINRFSPEVRRRFDIVSFDPRGVGGSNPVTCSGDLLAERPSPELRSQADFDATLAYNRRLRADCRARTGPVFEHLDTGQTVRDLDALRAALGERKLTFYGSSYGTLLGAQYAETYPRRVRAMVLESVMDHSVAATREFLRSEAAAAQDSFQEFVKWCAGAADCALHGRDVRAVWQGLLARAARGELADPDSPGRSLSASDLVNKYAFRRFYEADYAGLATVIAGMEASKPLPASPTGTAPLPPATPVFCSDWQLPVRDYREYASLVAAMNVTAPDLPYLLSIHMAAACLGAPTANPQHRLDAPGAPPVLLSNALHDPATGYPWAVSVARQLGRSGVLLTYEDRGHGSVTSGPCMENAVDSYLTDLAVPARDTSCPAEPS
- a CDS encoding iron ABC transporter permease, whose product is MVTPLERIPAPPSRAARAGGGPAPPRRVPLPLLVITLCALLPLSLVCGAGIGASGISWGEVSRYLWAGLTGQRIAPGEVAGYTIVWELRFPRALLAAVVGAGLSAIGVAVQAMVRNALADPFVLGISSGAAVGANAVLIFGVFGAFGVWALSTAAFLAALLAMMLVYAVARTARGLTPLRLVLTGTAMYYGFSAITTFMVFAAERGEAARSAMMWMLGSLGGATWSSVPIAAGATIGGLAHLWWSARRLNALAMGDETAAALGVDAGRLRKELFLVSAAVTGALVAVSGAIGFVGLMVPHAARMLVGADHRRLLAVAPLAGAVLLIWVDILSRVLLAPAELPLGVLTAMIGVPCFILLMRRRSYTFGGA
- a CDS encoding ABC transporter substrate-binding protein is translated as MPSPIRPSALGLALAAVMALSGCGAEITPQDGNDNRSAPAAGGHYPVTVENCGEKKTYDKAPQRVVTNDVGITEIMFALELEDHMAGYVMPDDKGDLTSVPWKGGYRKTAWLSKETINKELVLDARADLVFAGWNYGFNEGDGFTPAALKKVGIDSYLLSESCRNGQGKARGVMPPLDALYTDLRNLGKIFDVEKRAESLIARFRKEVAQAQATALKGADRPRVFLYDDGRDKPLTSGAYAGPHDIITRAGGDHVMKDLKDTWTTVGWETVVERDPEVIVINNYGDTSAEQKRKFLKSYPPLANVSAIKNDRIVVLDYVDLVESPRNPAAIASLAADLRKTRS
- a CDS encoding S8 family serine peptidase produces the protein MRRTRPWRSTAAGLATVALLAAAIPAAHAVTAPAPPTGTGATAARTATVTLITGDVVDARVAPDGRILSAAPRPVDSADHPAAVWQDGTRTYVFPQGVEKLVDTGLVDAQLFDIGGLVADGYDDAHSATVPVIVEYGGGRAPRTASPGTRTTATLDSIGGAGLAVAKDTAADAWQDLTPVKASARSSGGVAKIWLDAKVRGSATGAPPTPTVPLTGAGAAHKAGLDGSGVKVAVLDTGADADHPDLAGRITRTKVFVNGQDAEDRTGHGTHTASTIAGTGAASGGRYAGMAPGAGLLVGKVLGDDGSGTLSGIVSGMEWAVAEGAKVVSMSLGADGATSCAGPDVEAVQRLSDQALFVIAAGNASLRGTVSTPGCAPSALTVGAVDRHNETAPFSSRGPSADGINAKPDIASQGVDVVAARAGGRGAQAYQSMSGTSMATPHVAGGAALLLQQHPGLAPARLKALLTSSAEDTDAPVLDQGAGPMDVAHAISQPVTGQPNALIGDFAYPQAGLEPVEKAITLTNATDKDVTLTLAVRDVRGDDGSRVRGFAAPARTRVRVPAHGTADAPVRIDPAVKLDAGAYGTLTGRLVGTGAHGVRVTVPFGAHLEVPSADLTVKGLDRHGDPAASPSAFQLFDDHRDTAMRYTLGYPDAGSTTIRVPLGTYALSALIMTRDEPGNIGSVASVSQLYRPEVTVSGDTTVTLDARAAERIAWDTERASRPNGFAIGLTYGLDGTGRLLAGYATSVPSYAKAIYAQPVRHAEKATFLASARQTAPLARFTSGGGRVLDSLPVQKATEFDGKGTAEVVAIGKGTDADFAAHDLTGKVALVDAGTGGGNAYTWDPAAAKAGAAGVLAAVPDSEGRFQITGPEGGVPQATITWDDALTLKAEAARSGSAKVGWSGTASARSPYVYNLAVVSKEAIRPGTQRVRDSGLAVTDARYHVQQAGGDATYWSDVQVGLPGMPAVWAGGTTLPLRAPQQRTEFFTPSGSEGLTWTTLMRRDLGPNSGTAYDGPREVRRGKSTAYWYKSPYGPVRNTYSAALMTRDSNRLSFTVAPFGDAGGHDSTAARNDYGTRQLLVNGEPQAMVSGIFELPQATADVTYRQTWRRPASAADRTGLAYSTAWDFRSGAADQGAQRLLVPVLDLPSDLRNSRPAGETTTVGVGAVVDGADGPVSLADVEVQYSYGDQATTDAVTDWRVADVRRSHGTWRATVPGDAPAGTFVHLRVTLTDGHGARVDQTMVRAYEVR
- a CDS encoding ABC transporter ATP-binding protein, producing the protein MRIDIDALTVEIAGARLVEEITLRAGAGQLVGLVGPNGSGKSTLLRCVYRALSPSAGTVRIGGEDLHALSPRESARRLAALPQESSHEFDFTVAEIVAMGRMPHQGPTARASEEDRRTCEAALAEVGAGHLADRGFLTLSGGEKQRVLIARAMAQQPRALVLDEPTNHLDIAQQLEVLALVRASGLTVLTALHDLNLAALHCDVLHVIDRGRIVASGAPHDVLTPELLAEVFGVRAHRVPHPETGAVQLIFDRLLPVDPS